From one Triticum aestivum cultivar Chinese Spring chromosome 4B, IWGSC CS RefSeq v2.1, whole genome shotgun sequence genomic stretch:
- the LOC123089511 gene encoding probable E3 ubiquitin-protein ligase EDA40, with translation MEIPDQTNPCAICLAGMDAGGGHAIFTTECSHTFHFSCISASVCPLCNAPRRGLPFIRPTPPPPPPPPPVRPQPETHPVPFRPCIIPLRQSPPVHFMHGRPPPPAPRPTYSWPRIPTQQRQPPPRPVHFVHGQPPKAQPQCSFDDDEQVGPASGPPAGNRSPAAASNEAVVVKTRSEYPAIARDLSSDNFAVLIHVHAPGMTDITAAGGDAPRAPVDLVTVLDVSHSMSGQKLTLLKQAMRFVIANLGADDRLSVVSFNTKARRVTRLMRMSEVGKALSVSAVESLTAGGCTDIAEGLRMAAMVLDQRRHRNAVSSVMLLSDGQDNYLMMRHQEPSGVQANDYEDLVPPTFAHTGADGEWSAPIHTFGFGNDHDATAMHVIAEATGGTFSFVENEAVIQDAFAQCIGGLLSVVVQEAHIAVACVHPRVRVMSVKSGSYESRIGEDGRAATVWVGELYADEERRFLLILTVPRAEATDGDTTALLNVSFSCRDAATGMDVNVSAKDTLVARPEHAADAKRSVEVERERVRVDAAEDIAAARAAAERGEHQEAVAILKNRQRAVQMSKAASDGDPVTMALEAELQEMRGRVSNRQSYALSGRAYMLAGISAHQHQRATSRQMNLVEEMPVEAMAAPATAPPVKLGSNEATLSYATPAMRAMLLRSRRAREASAEQGQQLEAEEEYTGSFEHGQPTPQLTSACPRLPTQLRPPPPPPPLPPVRIRHAQPSTIVFDDDEHGGQASGEAAS, from the exons ATGGAGATCCCTGACCAG ACCAATCCCTGCGCGATCTGTCTCGCTGGCATGGACGCCGGCGGTGGTCACGCCATCTTCACGACGGAGTGCTCCCACACGTTCCACTTCAGCTGCATCTCCGCCAGCGtctgcccgctctgcaatgcgccGCGGCGCGGCCTACCGTTCATACGACccacaccacctccgcctccgccgcctccgccggtgcGGCCGCAGCCAGAGACTCATCCCGTTCCCTTCCGCCCGTGCATCATCCCTCTGCGGCAGTCACCTCCCGTGCATTTCATGCACGGTCGGCCACCGCCGCCGGCACCGCGACCGACATACTCGTGGCCACGCATTCCCACGCAGCAGCGACAGCCGCCGCCACGGCCCGTGCATTTCGTGCACggtcagccacc GAAGGCTCAGCCACAATGCAGCTTCGACGACGACGAGCAGGTTGGTCCCGCCTCTGGGCCGCCAGCTGGCAACCGGTCACCAGCCGCTGCATCAAACGAAGCAGTTGTCGTCAAGACGCGCAGCGAGTACCCGGCCATCGCCAGGGATTTGTCCAGCGACAACTTCGCCGTGCTCATCCACGTCCATGCTCCTGGGATGACCGACATCACGGCAGCCGGTGGCGACGCGCCGCGCGCTCCGGTGGACCTTGTGACGGTTCTCGATGTCAGTCACAGTATGAGCGGGCAAAAGTTGACGCTGTTGAAGCAGGCCATGCGGTTCGTCATCGCCAATCTCGGCGCCGACGACCGCCTCTCCGTCGTGTCCTTCAACACGAAGGCGCGCCGGGTGACCAGGCTCATGCGCATGTCAGAGGTCGGGAAGGCCCTGTCCGTGAGCGCTGTGGAGTCCCTCACGGCGGGGGGCTGCACCGACATCGCCGAGGGGCTCCGTATGGCGGCCATGGTACTTGACCAGCGCCGGCACAGGAACGCCGTCTCGAGCGTCATGCTCCTCTCTGATGGCCAGGACAACTACCTCATGATGAGGCACCAGGAGCCGTCCGGCGTCCAGGCCAACGACTACGAGGACCTCGTCCCGCCCACCTTCGCGCACACGGGCGCTGACGGCGAATGGTCAGCACCGATCCACACCTTCGGCTTCGGCAATGACCATGACGCGACCGCGATGCACGTCATCGCCGAGGCTACAGGCGGCACATTCTCGTTCGTCGAGAACGAGGCGGTGATCCAGGACGCGTTTGCACAATGCATTGGCGGGCTGCTCTCCGTCGTGGTCCAGGAGGCTCACATCGCCGTCGCGTGCGTGCACCCCAGGGTCCGTGTCATGTCGGTCAAGTCTGGCAGTTACGAGAGCCGCATCGGCGAGGACGGCCGCGCCGCCACGGTCTGGGTCGGGGAACTATACGCTGATGAGGAGAGGCGTTTCTTGCTGATCCTGACCGTGCCAAGAGCCGAAGCGACAGACGGTGACACCACCGCTCTGTTGAATGTGTCATTCAGCTGCAGGGACGCGGCGACCGGCATGGACGTGAACGTGTCGGCCAAGGATACACTGGTGGCGAGGCCGGAGCACGCCGCAGACGCGAAGCGGTCGGTGGAGGTTGAGCGGGAGCGCGTTCGGGTGGATGCGGCGGAGGACAtcgcggcggcgagggcggcagcgGAGCGGGGCGAGCACCAGGAGGCGGTGGCGATACTCAAGAACCGGCAGCGTGCAGTGCAGATGTCAAAGGCGGCAAGCGATGGCGACCCCGTGACCATGGCGCTGGAGGCCGAGCTACAGGAGATGCGCGGGCGCGTGTCAAACCGGCAAAGCTACGCGTTGTCTGGTCGGGCGTACATGCTCGCCGGCATCAGCGCGCACCAGCACCAACGCGCTACCTCGAGGCAGATGAATCTGGTGGAGGAGATGCCGGTGGAAGCTATGGCCGCACCGGCGACGGCGCCGCCAGTGAAGTTGGGATCGAACGAGGCGACATTGTCGTACGCGACGCCGGCTATGCGCGCCATGCTGCTGCGCTCGCGTAGGGCACGGGAGGCATCAGCCGAGCAAGGACAGCAACTAGAAGCTGAAGAAGAATACACAGGAAGCTTTGAACACGGTCAGCCAACGCCACAATTGACATCGGCGTGTCCCCGCTTGCCCACGCAGCTAcgtccgccacctccgccgccaccgctgccaccTGTGCGTATCAGGCATGCTCAGCCGTCTACGATTGTCTTTGACGACGACGAGCATGGTGGTCAGGCCTCTGGCGAGGCCGCCAGCTGA
- the LOC123093753 gene encoding beta-amylase 2, chloroplastic, protein MALNLTHQTGAAAIAATPAPGARASVFAAASPAAAAAAGSVVAPAQAASLRVQAQMVEPAQPQAPDMFQAMAPDQQQQGEAAHPDAGGEEARKVGVPVFVMMPLDTVRKDGSALNRRKAVQASLAALKSAGAAGIMVDVWWGIAESEGPGQYNFAGYIELMEMAKKAGLKVQAVMSFHQCGGNVGDSVNIPLPKWVTEEMDKDQDLAYTDRCGRRNYEYISLGADTLPALKGRSPVQCYADFMRAFRDHMAPYMGNTICEIQVGMGPAGELRYPSYPESNGTWSFPGIGEFQCYDRYMRASLKAAAEAVGRPEWGNAGPEDSGSYNQWPEDTGFFRREGGWNTDYGQFFMSWYSQMLVEHGERILSACSSVFTGTPGVKVSVKVAGIHWHYGTRSHAPELTAGYYNTRNHDGYLPIARMIGRHGAVLNFTCVEMRNHEQPQDAQCMPEALVSQVANAAKEAGVGLAGENALPRYDETAHDQVLATAAEKAEEDRMVAFTYLRMGPDLFQPDNWRRFAAFVKRMTETGVRDVSREQVEREAQGVAHATQGVVQEAAVALCN, encoded by the exons ATGGCCCTCAACCTGACCCACCAGACCGGCGCTGCGGCCATCGCGGCCACCCCGGCGCCGGGCGCGCGCGCTTCGGTGTTCGCGGcggcctcgcccgccgccgccgccgccgccggctccgtGGTGGCGCCGGCGCAGGCGGCCAGCCTGAGGGTGCAGGCGCAGATGGTGGAGCCCGCGCAGCCGCAGGCGCCGGACATGTTCCAGGCCATGGCGCCCGACCAGCAGCAGCAGGGCGAGGCCGCGCACCCggacgcgggcggcgaggaagcGCGCAAGGTGGGCGTGCCGGTGTTCGTGATGATGCCGCTGGACACGGTGCGCAAGGACGGCAGCGCGCTGAACCGGCGCAAGGCCGTGCAGGCGTCCCTGGCGGCGCTCAAGAGCGCCGGCGCGGCCGGCATCATGGTGGACGTGTGGTGGGGCATCGCCGAGAGCGAGGGCCCCGGCCAGTACAACTTCGCCGGCTACATCGAGCTCATGGAAATGGCCAAGAAGGCCGGGCTCAAGGTGCAGGCCGTCATGTCCTTCCACCAGTGCGGCGGCAACGTCGGAGACTCAGTCAA CATACCACTTCCGAAATGGGTAACGGAGGAGATGGACAAGGACCAGGACCTGGCGTACACGGACAGGTGCGGCCGCCGGAACTACGAGTACATCTCGCTGGGCGCCGACACGCTCCCGGCGCTCAAGGGCCGCAGCCCCGTCCAGTGCTACGCCGACTTCATGCGCGCCTTCCGCGACCACATGGCGCCCTACATGGGCAACACCATCTGCGAGATCCAGGTCGGCATGGGCCCCGCCGGCGAGCTCCGCTACCCCTCCTACCCGGAGAGCAACGGCACCTGGTCCTTCCCCGGCATCGGCGAGTTCCAGTGCTACGACCGCTACATGCGCGCCAGCCTCAAGGCCGCCGCCGAGGCCGTCGGCAGGCCCGAGTGGGGCAACGCCGGCCCCGAGGACTCGGGCAGCTACAACCAGTGGCCCGAGGACACCGGCTTCTTCCGCCGCGAGGGCGGCTGGAACACCGACTACGGCCagttcttcatgagctggtactcGCAGATGCTCGTCGAGCACGGCGAGCGCATCCTCTCCGCGTGCTCCTCCGTCTTCACCGGCACCCCCGGGGTCAaggtctccgtcaaggtggccggCATCCACTGGCACTACGGCACCCGCTCCCACGCGCCCGAGCTCACCGCCGGCTACTACAACACCAGGAACCACGACGGGTACCTGCCCATCGCGCGCATGATCGGCCGCCACGGCGCCGTCCTCAACTTCACCTGCGTCGAGATGCGCAACCACGAGCAGCCGCAGGACGCGCAGTGCATGCCCGAGGCGCTCGTCAGCCAGGTGGCCAACGCCGCCAAGGAGGCCGGAGTGGGCCTCGCCGGCGAGAACGCCCTGCCCAGGTACGACGAGACGGCGCACGACCAGGTGCTGGCCACCGCCGCCGAGAAGGCCGAGGAGGACCGCATGGTCGCCTTCACCTACCTCCGCATGGGCCCCGACCTCTTCCAGCCCGACAACTGGCGCCGCTTCGCCGCCTTCGTCAAGCGCATGACGGAGACCGGCGTCAGGGACGTGAGCCGCGAGCAGGTGGAGCGCGAGGCCCAGGGCGTCGCCCACGCCACCCAGGGCGTCGTCCAGGAGGCCGCCGTCGCCCTCTGCAACTAA